The Hippoglossus hippoglossus isolate fHipHip1 chromosome 19, fHipHip1.pri, whole genome shotgun sequence genome has a segment encoding these proteins:
- the LOC117752881 gene encoding gap junction delta-3 protein-like → MGEWGYLGGLFDALQAHSPMLGRFWLLLMLVFRILILGTVASDLFDDEQEEFACNTLQPGCKQVCYDMAFPISQYRFWVFHIVLIATPSLVFLMYAMHHHNKRERCSQSSITSSQQQREDRRIRRLYIVNVAFRIVAEVGFLVGQWQLYGFKVEAQFPCSRFPCPYTVDCFTSRPAEKTIFLCFYFIVGVIAAVASCAEFLYGSMKWFCKGQNPFPKERSCDCQNLQNYKQEEEEEELAKGRKGSQSAPGSVRLKGGSQKSSRKVSKHRGSKLVSCKTFMV, encoded by the exons ATGGGGGAATGGGGCTACCTCGGCGGACTCTTCGACGCCCTCCAGGCCCACTCGCCGATGCTTGGCCGTTTCTGGCTCTTGCTCATGCTCGTGTTCAGGATACTGATCCTGGGAACCGTCGCCAGTGACTTGTTCGATGACGAGCAGGAGGAGTTTGCCTGCAACACCCTCCAGCCGGGCTGCAAGCAGGTGTGCTACGACATGGCCTTCCCCATCTCCCAGTACCGATTCTGGGTGTTCCACATTGTCCTCATCGCCACCCCATCTCTGGTCTTCCTCATGTACGCCATGCACCACCACAACAAGAGGGAAAGATGCTCCCAATCCAGCATAACCAGCAGCCAGCAGCAAAGAGAGGACCGGCGCATACGGAGGCTCTACATCGTCAACGTGGCCTTTCGCATAGTGGCAGAAGTTGGCTTCCTGGTGGGCCAATGGCAGCTGTACGGCTTCAAGGTGGAGGCCCAGTTCCCCTGTAGCCGCTTTCCCTGCCCTTACACAGTGGACTGCTTCACCTCCCGCCCTGCAGAGAAAAccatcttcctctgcttctACTTCATTGTAGGGGTGATAGCAGCCGTTGCCAGCTGTGCTGAGTTTCTCTATGGCTCCATGAAGTGGTTTTGCAAGGGCCAGAATCCCTTCCCCAAAGAGCGCTCCTGCGACTGCCAGAACCTCCAAAACTAcaagcaagaggaggaggaggaggagctggccAAAGGAAGGAAGGGGTCACAGAGTGCGCCCGGCAGCGTGAGGCTGAAGGGAGGTTCGCAGAAGAGCAGTCGAAAGGTCTCCAAGCACAGGGGCAGCAAACTTGTGAGCTGCAAGACATTCatggtgt ga